From the genome of Alcanivorax sp.:
GTAATGCAGATTTCCGCAATCGACGCCCAGAACCTGCGGTTGATGGCCTTTGACGTGGATGGAGTGATGACCGACGGTCAGATCTATTTCAGCCCGGAAGGCGAAACCCTCAAAGTGTTTCACACCCTTGACGGGCACGGTCTCAAGAAACTCGCCGCCAGCGGCGTAACGCTCGCCATTATCACTGGCCGCAACACCCCCATGGTGGCAAAGCGCGCCGCCGACCTGGGCATCCAGCACGTCATTCAGGGGCGCGAGGACAAGGGCGTGGCCCTGGCCGACCTTGCCGAACAACTGGGCATTGCTGCCAGCGAAACCGGCTATGCGGGCGATGATGAACCGGACGTGGACGCCCTGGCGTGGGCGCAACTGAGCTTCGCTCCAGCCAATGCCCATGACTGTGCCAAACAGGCCGCGGATCATCACACCCTGCGCAGCGGCGGCGCTGGCGCGGTGCGGGAAATCTGCGATGCCATCCTTGCCCAGCGAGGCGCCCCATGAAGCGCCAGGGCCTGCTCAGCGCCAGCGGCATCCTGTTGCTGGGACTGGTGGTATTGATGACCCTTCACGAATGGGACAGCACCCTGCCGGGTGAAGATCAGGGCGTCCTGACCGCTCCCGCCATCGTGGCCCAGAAGATCACGGCCCGCGCCTTCAGCGAAGAAGACGGTGAACTGCAATACCATCTGATTGCCGACAATCTGGTCCAGTATGATCATGCCCCTCTCACCGAAATGACCCACCCACAGCTGTCCATGGCCAACGAGCAAGGCACCTGGACCATTACCAGCGACGACGGCACAGTGCAGGAAAACGGCAAACTGATTGTCTTTACCGGTGAAGTGGAAGCGCGCAACCCGGATCAGAACATCGAGCTGGACACCAACGAATTACGCTTCGACAGTGATACCAACACGGCCACCAGCCCCGCTGATGCCGTGCTGCGGTTTGAAAGTGGCGAGACCCGGGCCGGATCACTGGAGGCGGATCTCGACAAGGGGGTATTATCCCTCGACCAAGGAGTAGAGAGTGAATTCAATGCACCGGCATCGTAAGGTACTGGCCGCCAGCCTGACCCTGTTAGCCAGCCTGGCCAGCGCCGCCCCGGTGGAAGGTCCCATCTCCGTATCCGCGGACAGCGGCCGCTTCGAACAGGAGGCCGGCACAGGGGTCTACAGCGGCGACGTGGAGCTGCTGCAGGGCAACCGCACCATGCAGGCGGAAGAAATGTCCCTGTTCACCCGCAATGGAGAGCTAGTCAGGGTGGAAGCCACCGGCACCCCGGTCAAACTGTCCGAGGGCGAAGACCTGGAGGCCCATGCCAGTAATCTGGTGTACGACATCAAGGCCCGCACCCTGGTTCTTACCGGCGACGCCTTTATCCGCCACAAAGGCAACACCTTCGAAGGCGCCAAGGTCGAATACAGCCTGGATTCCAAACGCGTGGATGCCAGCAGTGAAGGCGACCAGCGTGTTCGCCTGGTAATTCCGGCAGAAAACCAGGCCCCCGGCCAGAACCAGAACGACAACACAGATTCGGAGCCCACCGCCCCATGACGCATCTGCGCGCCCACCACCTGGCCAAAAGCTATAAAGGCCGCCGGGTCATCGAAGACGTTTCCCTGGATGTGGAATCCGGACAGATTGTGGGCCTGCTTGGCCCTAACGGGGCTGGCAAGACCACCTGCTTTTACATGATTGTAGGGCTGGTGGAAGCTGATGCCGGCCGCATCGAAATCAATGACAACGACATCACCCACCTGCCCATGCATGGTCGCGCCAAGCGCGGCATTGGGTATCTGCCCCAGGAAGCCAGCATCTTTCGCCGCCTGACCGTGGAAGAGAACATCATGGCCATCCTGGAAACCCGCAAGGAACTGAGCAAGCAGGATCGCCATGAGCGCATGGAGAGCCTGCTCAAGGAGTTCCATATTACCCACATCCGCGACTCCCTGGGCATGAGCCTGTCCGGTGGTGAGCGCCGCCGCGCCGAGATTGCCCGCGGCCTGGCCACCGATCCGGATTTCATCCTGCTGGATGAACCCTTTGCCGGGGTCGATCCGATTTCGGTGAACGACATCAAGAGCATCATCCGCCACCTCAAGGAACGTGGCATTGGCGTCCTGATCACCGACCATAACGTGCGCGAAACCCTGGATATCTGCGACACCGCCTACATCGTTAGCGCCGGCCACATCATCGCCTCCGGCGACGCCGACACCATTCTCTCCAATCAGCAGGTGCGGGATGTGTATCTGGGAGCGGATTTCAGGCTTTGAAAGAGCAATTAATAGTTAATAATGAATAATTAATAACTTCGCGAGACGGGCTCCCGGATTTGAAACGCAAGCGGCCGCGCCCAAAGGTTGGGCGCGGCCTCTTGGCTTGAAGCGGCAGAATGGCTTTGCCGCGCAGCTATTAACTATTCATTATTAATTATTCATTCGCTCCTCATCCCTACCACACCTTTCTCGCTGGCACAATTATTGCTTGATAGAGTTTCAAGCTGTTATTCTCGGGTTTTTGGGGACCACACCAAACCTGAGCAGTATGAAGCCCACACTACAACTACAAATCGGCCAGCAGCTGACCATGACGCCCCAGCTGCAGCAGGCCATCCGCCTTCTTCAGCTGTCCACCCTGGATCTTCGACAGGAGATTCAACAGGCCGTGGAGAGCAACCCGCTGCTCGAACTGGCCGATGACTTCGGTGACGATTCCCTGCCCGAGGCTGACGAAGAGCGTCAGTCTGATGAACTCGACACCGACCGCGACGACGCACTGGAAGAGTTTGTGGATGGCGATCCGGGCATCGAGACGGAGTGGGATGACGTCTATTCCGGACAGAGCAGCAGCTCGGCAGCCGCCCTCCCCGATGACGCGGACGAATGGCAGCAGCGCCATGCCGTTTCCGGCAACCTTCAGGATCACCTGCTCTGGCAACTGAACCTGACACCCATGAGCGATGTGGACCGCATCATTGCCATGGCCATCATCGAGTCTGTGGATGACCGCGGCTACATGACCACCACCATCGACGACATTGTCGAGATGGTAAACCGTCAGGAAGATCTGCTCACAGAAGGCGATGAACTGGAGACCGATGAGGTGCTCGCCGTACAGCACCGCCTGCAGCAATTCGACCCCCTTGGCGTCGCCAGCCTGAATCTGGCCGACTGCCTGGGCGTCCAATTACGCCAACT
Proteins encoded in this window:
- a CDS encoding HAD hydrolase family protein, with the translated sequence MQISAIDAQNLRLMAFDVDGVMTDGQIYFSPEGETLKVFHTLDGHGLKKLAASGVTLAIITGRNTPMVAKRAADLGIQHVIQGREDKGVALADLAEQLGIAASETGYAGDDEPDVDALAWAQLSFAPANAHDCAKQAADHHTLRSGGAGAVREICDAILAQRGAP
- the lptC gene encoding LPS export ABC transporter periplasmic protein LptC, with amino-acid sequence MKRQGLLSASGILLLGLVVLMTLHEWDSTLPGEDQGVLTAPAIVAQKITARAFSEEDGELQYHLIADNLVQYDHAPLTEMTHPQLSMANEQGTWTITSDDGTVQENGKLIVFTGEVEARNPDQNIELDTNELRFDSDTNTATSPADAVLRFESGETRAGSLEADLDKGVLSLDQGVESEFNAPAS
- the lptA gene encoding lipopolysaccharide transport periplasmic protein LptA — encoded protein: MHRHRKVLAASLTLLASLASAAPVEGPISVSADSGRFEQEAGTGVYSGDVELLQGNRTMQAEEMSLFTRNGELVRVEATGTPVKLSEGEDLEAHASNLVYDIKARTLVLTGDAFIRHKGNTFEGAKVEYSLDSKRVDASSEGDQRVRLVIPAENQAPGQNQNDNTDSEPTAP
- the lptB gene encoding LPS export ABC transporter ATP-binding protein; this encodes MTHLRAHHLAKSYKGRRVIEDVSLDVESGQIVGLLGPNGAGKTTCFYMIVGLVEADAGRIEINDNDITHLPMHGRAKRGIGYLPQEASIFRRLTVEENIMAILETRKELSKQDRHERMESLLKEFHITHIRDSLGMSLSGGERRRAEIARGLATDPDFILLDEPFAGVDPISVNDIKSIIRHLKERGIGVLITDHNVRETLDICDTAYIVSAGHIIASGDADTILSNQQVRDVYLGADFRL